A part of Syngnathus acus chromosome 20, fSynAcu1.2, whole genome shotgun sequence genomic DNA contains:
- the LOC119139221 gene encoding collagen alpha-1(XVIII) chain-like, which produces MDPRIPPWCIGLFLVLRFSAAQQLDDGGSRDNLDLTEFIGFPLPESVSFVTGFQGYPAYSFGPDANVARVTKSVLPDPFYYDFAITVIAKPTTRQGGVLFAVTDAAQKVVQLAVALSDVEDGSQRVLFYYADPTTGGEIREAASFKMADLTGRWARFTLTVEGAEVSLYMDCEEYRHVAFHRSPQPLTFEASSGVFVGSAGASGLPHFVGSIQQLLLKSDPTARDDHCEEDDPDVSGSGDDTYEDMERKEVKKVFEEKKYTKEGVQPRYSSPVQAPPTELPPSYDDDDEIGDDLEEASGQGIQTITPAATVRLGLSPKAASKSNPVSAGLKGERGEPGPQGPAGPPGQDSELAGEPGPRGPPGPQGPPGTEGKDGPHGAKGENGTPGANGLPGFPGLRGEPGSKGEKGDTGVGQPGLPGPPGPPGRFSSKLLEGSASDLDESDADMEIIRGPPGPPGPRGPPGAPSEEVIPGPPGLPGKDGEKGQAGLPGVDGHKGEQGPAGDKGDMGEPGVEGQPGPKGEQGPQGLPGLQGPEGPEGRVGSQGPAGPPGPPGPAAKAFTIEDLQGSPLLSGPASELFRGLPGTPGLRGPKGEEGPHGPAGEPGLKGEPGAVGPPGSAGPEGAKGSEGLKGDAGALGPKGEPGRDGLTLPGPPGPPGPVFSLSELLLNDTDGLFNLSGIFEAHGLVRQQGPKGDAGAQGVDGFPGLKGEKGEPAMIISENGSTYDLSALKGDKGYKGDVGASGPPGQIGQMGMPGPKGDFGFPGRPGRVGMTGPKGEKGESVGKPGLPGPPGRPGRPGMFRCYNGSVFPVPGRPFCKTPLNPDGSATMGDHGKGQKGERGLPGIPAPPNTFKGRLAVKGEPGLDGERGEKGEAGLPGKPGAPGKQGPVGPKGESVLGPQGPRGEPGTPGSPGYGRPGPAGPPGPPGQTGSWSLGFGKKDVRIPGPPGPPGPPGPAGYPGARGPFGGSAAVTTFSSVDSMMQKTAREAEGMLAYVVSAGRLFLKVPEGWKEIQLGSLLRPSSSILPQDEPRAAQQISSSTIERVRSIDNRLNLVALNQPHTGDMSGLDTADRLCYEQAKAMGLPPNYRAFVSSSKQDLVHVVSPGFRDTLPITNLRGDVLFRNWRAIFNGEGGAFDTRIPIYSFDGRNVLADPFWPEKNIWHGSSQRGLRAVDKHCETWRTDHMSVAGQSSGLTSGLLLGQQTRSCSNDYVVLCVETHKNP; this is translated from the exons ATGGAGGCTCTCGGGACAATCTGGATCTGACCGAGTTCATCGGCTTCCCTCTCCCGGAGTCGGTCTCCTTCGTGACGGGCTTCCAGGGCTACCCCGCCTATAGCTTTGGACCCGACGCCAACGTTGCCCGTGTCACCAAGTCGGTCTTGCCGGACCCCTTCTACTACGACTTTGCCATCACCGTCATTGCCAAGCCCACCACACGGCAGGGCGGCGTCCTCTTTGCCGTCACAGATGCGGCCCAAAAG GTGGTCCAATTGGCCGTGGCGCTCTCTGACGTGGAGGATGGTTCCCAGAGGGTGCTCTTCTACTACGCTGACCCCACCACCGGAGGCGAGATCCGGGAAGCGGCCTCCTTCAAGATGGCCGACCTGACGGGAAGGTGGGCCAGGTTCACCTTGACGGTCGAGGGGGCCGAG GTGAGTCTCTACATGGACTGCGAGGAGTACCGTCACGTGGCCTTCCATAGGAGCCCTCAGCCCCTGACCTTTGAGGCCAGCTCAGGGGTCTTTGTGGGCAGCGCGGGGGCCTCGGGCCTGCCCCACTTTGTG GGTTCCATCCAGCAGCTGCTGCTCAAGTCTGATCCCACGGCCCGCGACGACCACTGCGAGGAGGACGACCCTGAC GTGTCTGGAAGCGGTGACGACACTTACGAGGACATGGAGAGAAAAGAAGTCAAGAAAGTTTTCGAAGAGAAGAAGTACACAAAG GAAGGGGTGCAGCCCAGGTACAGTAGCCCGGTCCAAGCCCCACCCACCGAGTTGCCTCCCAGctacgacgacgatgatgaaaTTGGAGACGACTTGGAAGAGGCTTCCGGGCAAGGAATACAGACCATCACCCCTGCgg CGACGGTGCGACTCGGCCTTTCACCAAAAGCAGCCTCCAAGTCCAATCCC GTGTCTGCGGGACTGAAAGGCGAGAGAGGTGAGCCGGGCCCGCAAGGCCCCGCCGGCCCACCGGGACAAGACTCAGAACTTGCAGGCGAGCCCGGACCCCGCGGTCCGCCGGGACCTCAGGGCCCTCCTGGAACTGAAGGCAAAGACGGACCACAT GGAGCAAAAGGAGAAAATGGCACTCCA GGAGCCAATGGCCTTCCAGGATTCCCGGGCCTTCGAGGAGAGCCTGGATCCAAAGGCGAAAAG GGTGATACTGGAGTCGGACAGCCAGGCCTTCCAGGACCTCCCGGACCTCCGGGCCGCTTCTCCTCCAAGTTGCTG GAGGGCTCGGCTTCGGACTTGGACGAATCTGACGCCGATATGGAGATCATTCGA GGACCCCCCGGCCCTCCGGGACCCCGAGGCCCCCCCGGGGCCCCATCTGAAGAAGTCATACCTGGACCACCCGGGCTTCCTGGGAAAGACGGAGAAAAGGGCCAAGCTGGACTTCCT GGAGTTGATGGACACAAAGGAGAACAAGGACCTGCTGGAGACAAGGGAGACATG GGAGAACCTGGAGTAGAAGGCCAACCAGGACCAAAG GGAGAGCAGGGCCCTCAGGGCTTGCCCGGACTTCAGGGGCCCGAGGGTCCAGAGGGCAGGGTCGGGTCCCAGGGTCCAGCAGGTCCCCCCGGACCACCCGGCCCCGCCGCCAAAGCATTTACCATTGAG GATCTGCAAGGTTCACCGTTGCTCAGCGGTCCTGCTTCGGAACTGTTTCGG GGTCTTCCGGGGACTCCTGGACTTCGAGGACCTAAG GGTGAAGAAGGCCCCCATGGTCCTGCCGGAGAGCCAGGTCTTAAG GGGGAGCCCGGTGCTGTCGGTCCACCCGGCTCAGCAGGACCGGAGGGAGCCAAAGGTTCTGAG GGTCTTAAGGGAGACGCCGGCGCTCTGGGaccaaag GGCGAGCCAGGACGCGATGGCCTCACACTACCCGGCCCTCCTGGACCTCCGGGACCCGTCTTCAGCCTCAGCGAA ctCCTACTCAACGACACGGACGGCCTCTTCAACCTCTCTGGGATTTTCGAGGCTCACGGATTGGTT CGACAACAAGGCCCCAAGGGAGACGCCGGTGCGCAAGGTGTTGATGGATTTCCAGGACTCAAG GGGGAGAAAGGCGAGCCAGCGATGATCATATCTGAGAATGGCTCCACCTATGACCTGTCTGCTCTAAAGGGGGACAAAGGATACAAG GGTGATGTCGGTGCAAGCGGACCTCCCGGACAAATC GGACAGATGGGAATGCCAGGACCAAAAGGGGACTTTGGTTTCCCCGGAAGACCC GGCCGTGTTGGGATGACGGGACCCAAAGGAGAGAAAGGAGAATCTGTCGGCAAACCC GGACTCCCGGGCCCTCCCGGACGCCCCGGCCGCCCTGGAATGTTCCGATGCTACAACGGA AGCGTGTTTCCCGTCCCCGGCAGACCCTTCTGCAAAACACCG CTCAATCCCGACGGGAGCGCTACGATGG GTGACCATGGGAAAGGACAAAAGGGAGAACGAGGCCTTCCCGGCATTCCGGCGCCACCTA ACACATTCAAAGGACGCTTG GCAGTGAAAGGCGAGCCGGGCCTCGAtggagaaagaggagaaaaggGCGAGGCGGGGTTGCCCGGGAAACCGGGTGCTCCAGGGAAACAAGGGCCAGTG GGACCCAAAGGTGAGTCTGTGCTCGGACCACAAGGCCCCCGCGGGGAGCCGGGAACTCCGGGTTCCCCGGGCTACGGCAGACCCGGTCCGGCAGGGCCCCCCGGACCACCGGGGCAGACGGGAAGCTGGTCGCTGGGCTTTGGCAAAAAAG ACGTGCGTATCCCCGGACCACCAGGACCACCCGGGCCCCCTGGACCCGCCGGATACCCCGGCGCACGTGGGCCCTTCGGAGGTTCTGCCGCG GTGACGACGTTTTCCTCGGTTGACTCCATGATGCAGAAGACGGCCAGGGAAGCAGAGGGCATGCTGGCCTACGTCGTGTCCGCAGGGCGCCTCTTCCTCAAGGTGCCCGAGGGCTGGAAGGAGATACAG CTTGGCAGCCTGCTGCGCCCCTCCAGTAGCATCCTCCCACAAGACGAG CCTCGCGCTGCCCAGCAAATATCCAGCAGCACAATCGAGCGAGTGCGCTCCATCGACAACAGG CTCAACTTGGTGGCTCTGAACCAGCCGCACACGGGCGACATGTCGGGCCTGGACACGGCCGACCGGTTGTGCTACGAGCAAGCCAAGGCCATGGGCCTGCCCCCCAACTACCGCGCCTTCGTCTCCTCCAGCAAGCAGGACCTGGTCCACGTGGTCTCCCCCGGCTTCAGGGACACTCTGCCCATCACCAACCTCAGG GGAGACGTGCTCTTCAGGAACTGGAGGGCCATCTTCAACGGTGAAGGAGGAGCCTTTGATACCAGGATACCCATTTATTCTTTTGACGGACGCAACGTGTTAGCCGATCCTTTCTG GCCCGAGAAGAACATCTGGCACGGCTCTAGCCAACGAGGTCTGCGTGCGGTGGACAAGCACTGCGAGACGTGGCGCACCGACCACATGTCGGTGGCGGGCCAGTCGTCCGGCCTGACCTCGGGCCTGCTGCTGGGCCAGCAGACGCGCAGCTGCTCCAACGACTACGTGGTCCTCTGCGTGGAGACCCACAAGAACCCCTGA
- the ggh gene encoding gamma-glutamyl hydrolase has translation MTVIDKLLAKRGCHTLESSLSSYFSLRNMFVLTCCVSLLVLLCLPALDSTQVGSNDKPIIGILAQDLSKPPENKTSYIAASYVKFLEAAGARVVPIRINQTDKEYRRLFDSMNGVLFPGGGASIVSSGYQRSAKIFYEMSLEAKQRGDLFPIWGTCLGLEQLLLLTNGVSLLTRTNTSDVSLPLDFTKEAKGSRMFRDFPAELMDALALEPLTENSHQWSLPMEAFNRSNTLTSFYKVLSTNTDGKIEFLSTMEAFDYPIYGTQWHPEKNAFEWRKPYVEHTPLGVRLTFYMAEFFVGEARKNLHRFAAKDEESQALIYNFSPVRASAESVFEQIYYF, from the exons ATGACTGTTATTGACAAGTTGTTGGCCAAGCGAGGCTGCCACACGCTCGAATCGTCTCTGTCCTCCTATTTTTCGCTTCGAAACATGTTTGTGCTCACGTGTTGCGTTTCTttgcttgttttgctttgcctGCCGGCGCTTGACTCGACGCAAGTTGGAAGCAACGACAAGCCCATAATAG GCATACTAGCGCAGGATCTGTCCAAGCCTCCAGAAAATAAGACTTCTTACATCGCTGCCTCCTATGTCAAGTTCCTGGAGGCGGCAGGAGCCCGAGTGGTCCCCATCAG GATCAATCAGACTGATAAAGAGTACAGGAGACTCTTCGACTCCATGAATGG CGTGCTTTTCCCAGGAGGCGGGGCCAGCATAGTCTCATCAGGCTACCAGAGGAGTGCCAAGATCTTCTACGAGATGAGCCTGGAG GCCAAGCAGAGGGGTGACCTCTTCCCCATCTGGGGAACGTGCCTGGGCCTGGAGCAGCTCCTCCTCTTGACCAACGGCGTCTCGCTCCTGACGCGCACAAACACCAGCGACGTGTCCTTGCCGCTCGACTTCACCAAAG AGGCCAAAGGCAGCAGAATGTTCCGAGACTTCCCCGCTGAGCTCATGGATGCGTTGGCCTTGGAACCGCTTACGGAGAACTCGCACCAATGGAGTTTGCCCATGGAG GCGTTCAACAGAAGCAACACTCTGACCTCTTTCTACAAAGTCCTCTCCACCAACACAGACGGAAAAATCGAGTTTCTGTCCACGATGGAAG CGTTCGACTACCCCATTTACGGCACGCAGTGGCACCCGGAGAAAAACGCCTTTGAGTGGAGGAAGCCGTATGTAGAGCACACGCCCTTGGGAGTGCGCCTCACCTTCTACATGGCAGAGTTTTTTGTGGGCGAAG CCAGGAAGAACTTGCACCGATTTGCCGCAAAGGACGAGGAGAGTCAAGCGCTCATCTACAACTTCAGTCCCGTGAGAGCCAGCGCAGAGAGCGTCTTTGAGCAAATCTACTATTTCTGA